One Simonsiella muelleri ATCC 29453 DNA window includes the following coding sequences:
- the mnmE gene encoding tRNA uridine-5-carboxymethylaminomethyl(34) synthesis GTPase MnmE: protein MNTTHSPTIAAIATASGRGGVGVIRLSGKDLLPFVQRITGGKIPKPRTALYTDFLDAHGKTIDNGLLLYFAAPASFTGEDVIELQGHGGQIVLQMLLQRCLELGARIAEAGEFTKRAFLNNKIDLAQAESVADLIDASSQQAARMAIRSLKGEFSNQIHQLVEDLITLRMLVEATLDFPEEDIDFLQSADAKGKLRALQNQLAHILTNAQQGAILREGMTVVLVGAPNVGKSSLLNALAGDDVAIVTDIAGTTRDTVREQITLDGIPIHMIDTAGLRQTNDIVEKIGIERSEKAVQNADIALILIDPDNGVNETTREILFRLPENLKRIEIQNKIDLRNEQPERVDNLSGSLKSGADTLIKLSAKTGAGLDLLKQALLAQIGWQGESEGLFLARTRHLNALETAQFELNLAADCGHHQIELLAEHLRLAQMACSEITGEFTADDLLGVIFSRFCIGK, encoded by the coding sequence ATGAATACCACACATTCTCCTACTATTGCCGCCATCGCCACCGCATCAGGGCGCGGAGGCGTTGGCGTTATTCGTTTATCTGGCAAAGACTTATTGCCATTCGTTCAACGCATCACAGGTGGCAAAATCCCCAAACCACGCACCGCGTTGTATACCGATTTTTTAGACGCACACGGCAAAACCATTGACAATGGCTTGTTGTTGTATTTTGCTGCGCCAGCCAGTTTTACAGGCGAAGATGTGATTGAATTACAAGGGCATGGTGGACAAATTGTCTTGCAAATGTTGTTGCAACGTTGTTTGGAGTTAGGGGCGCGAATCGCTGAAGCAGGTGAATTTACTAAACGTGCTTTTCTCAATAATAAGATTGACTTAGCTCAAGCTGAAAGCGTAGCGGATTTGATTGACGCATCTAGCCAACAGGCAGCGCGTATGGCGATTCGGTCGTTAAAAGGTGAGTTTTCCAATCAAATTCATCAACTTGTGGAAGATTTGATTACGCTGCGAATGTTGGTGGAAGCCACATTGGATTTTCCCGAAGAAGATATTGATTTTCTACAGAGTGCCGATGCTAAAGGAAAATTACGTGCATTGCAAAACCAATTGGCTCATATTTTAACCAATGCTCAACAAGGTGCGATTTTGCGCGAGGGCATGACGGTGGTGTTGGTGGGTGCGCCGAATGTTGGAAAATCCAGTTTGTTGAATGCGTTAGCAGGCGATGATGTGGCGATTGTAACCGATATTGCAGGCACAACACGCGACACTGTGCGCGAACAAATCACATTGGACGGTATTCCCATTCACATGATTGATACTGCGGGCTTGCGCCAAACCAATGATATTGTGGAGAAAATTGGTATTGAGCGCAGCGAAAAAGCGGTTCAAAATGCCGACATTGCCCTGATTTTGATTGACCCTGATAATGGTGTTAATGAAACCACGCGAGAGATTCTTTTCAGGCTGCCTGAAAACCTAAAACGCATTGAAATTCAAAATAAAATTGATTTGCGAAACGAACAACCCGAACGCGTGGATAATCTTTCAGGCAGCCTGAAAAGTGGCGCGGACACATTGATTAAATTGTCGGCGAAAACAGGAGCAGGTTTGGATTTGCTGAAACAAGCATTACTGGCACAAATTGGCTGGCAAGGCGAAAGCGAAGGCTTGTTTTTGGCGCGGACGCGGCATTTGAATGCGTTGGAAACGGCGCAATTTGAGTTAAATTTGGCGGCGGATTGTGGTCATCATCAGATTGAATTGTTGGCGGAACATTTGCGTTTGGCGCAGATGGCGTGCAGCGAGATTACGGGTGAATTTACTGCTGATGATTTGTTGGGTGTGATTTTTTCGCGCTTTTGTATTGGAAAATAA
- the ubiM gene encoding 5-demethoxyubiquinol-8 5-hydroxylase UbiM has translation MTMDTDIIVVGGGPAGLAFARQFKNSRLHVTVIEKAPLESLQNPAYDGREIALTHLSREIMQKLGMWQRIPENEIYRLRDAKVYNGTSDYTLHFPEPKKARGGATDRLGNLISNHNIRRAAYEEVAQMNNVDLRCGVGVKKVETSTNQAIVELENGDKLTAKLLVAADSRFSQTRRQLGIAADMHDFGRTVIVFRTKHTISNQHTANECFFYGRTLALLPLEEHLTNCVITIKNTHAHELLDMTPEQLAQEAQKMLKGKLGNMESAGTVHSYPLVGVHAQKFYSTRSALIGDAAVGMHPVTAHGYNLGLESTDILAKLILQAEQKGRDIGEVGLLEMYNVKHQLHTRPLYHGTNAMVTFFTTDHAPVKLLRDATLRVSNNLPPLKKLISKQLTG, from the coding sequence TTGACGATGGATACCGATATTATTGTTGTGGGCGGTGGTCCTGCTGGTTTGGCATTTGCCAGACAGTTTAAAAACAGCCGTTTACACGTTACCGTGATTGAAAAAGCCCCATTGGAAAGCCTGCAGAATCCTGCTTACGATGGGCGTGAAATTGCCCTAACGCATCTCTCTCGCGAAATCATGCAAAAATTAGGTATGTGGCAACGCATTCCCGAAAATGAAATCTATCGCCTACGTGATGCCAAAGTCTATAATGGCACGTCCGATTACACATTGCATTTCCCCGAACCCAAAAAAGCACGTGGTGGCGCAACCGATCGTTTGGGTAATCTGATTTCTAATCACAATATTCGCCGTGCTGCTTATGAAGAAGTCGCACAAATGAACAATGTGGATTTGCGCTGTGGTGTGGGCGTGAAAAAAGTGGAAACCAGTACCAATCAAGCCATTGTTGAATTAGAAAATGGCGACAAATTAACTGCTAAATTATTGGTAGCAGCAGATAGTCGTTTCTCACAAACTCGCCGTCAATTAGGCATTGCGGCAGATATGCACGATTTTGGTCGCACCGTGATTGTGTTTCGCACCAAACACACCATCTCAAACCAACACACCGCCAATGAATGTTTTTTCTATGGACGTACGCTCGCCTTATTGCCACTGGAAGAACATTTAACCAATTGCGTGATTACCATCAAAAATACGCACGCACACGAATTACTGGACATGACTCCAGAACAACTCGCCCAAGAAGCACAAAAAATGCTTAAAGGCAAACTGGGTAACATGGAAAGTGCAGGCACGGTACACAGCTATCCATTAGTAGGCGTACACGCACAAAAATTTTACAGCACACGCAGCGCGTTAATTGGCGATGCGGCAGTGGGTATGCACCCCGTCACTGCCCATGGTTACAATTTGGGTTTAGAAAGTACCGACATTTTGGCCAAATTAATTTTGCAAGCCGAGCAAAAAGGACGAGATATCGGCGAAGTAGGCTTATTAGAAATGTACAACGTGAAACATCAATTGCACACACGCCCACTGTATCACGGCACTAATGCGATGGTTACGTTCTTCACAACCGACCATGCGCCTGTAAAATTGTTGCGTGATGCAACTTTACGCGTAAGTAACAATTTACCACCACTGAAAAAATTAATCAGTAAGCAATTAACAGGTTAA